A genome region from Pleurocapsa minor HA4230-MV1 includes the following:
- a CDS encoding phosphomannomutase/phosphoglucomutase: MNTIDWQKLQNGSDIRGVALAGVADEAVNLTPEVVKILGNAFVQWLTQQGNQPATDLTIAIGRDSRLSGESLSQAVIEGIAIAGCQVYNFDLASTPAMFMSTVTPGFNCDGAIMLTASHLPFNRNGLKFFTPQGGLGKSDITEILNIALNIAATGNFLSNVNQGKISSRDFISIYAARLVDTVRQGVNHPDHFEQPLTGLKIVVDAGNGAGGFYADKVLQPLGADITGSQFLDPDGMFPNHIPNPENQEAMTSICQAVVHHQADFGIIFDTDVDRVAAVDHQGNELNRNRLIALISAIVLQQYPGSTVVTDSITSDGLTQFIEHLGGKHHRFKRGYKNVIEESIRLNDSGVESWLAIETSGHGAMKENYFLDDGAYLATKLLVELAKTKQQGKLLTDLITDLKEPVTSEEFRLKIKAEDFQAYGDRVIAQLQEFASSQSDWTVVPNNYEGVRISCNSPTEDGWFLLRLSLHDPVIPLNIESNAPQGVDSIATRLLEFLQDFEALDLSALKN; this comes from the coding sequence ATTAATACTATTGATTGGCAAAAGTTACAAAATGGCTCGGATATCCGTGGCGTGGCTTTAGCAGGGGTTGCTGATGAAGCGGTTAATTTAACTCCTGAAGTGGTGAAAATCCTCGGTAATGCTTTTGTCCAGTGGCTCACGCAACAAGGTAATCAACCCGCTACAGATTTAACTATTGCTATTGGTAGGGATAGTCGCCTTTCGGGGGAAAGCTTAAGCCAAGCTGTGATTGAGGGAATTGCGATCGCAGGTTGTCAAGTTTATAATTTCGACCTTGCTTCCACTCCCGCCATGTTTATGAGTACGGTAACCCCAGGATTTAACTGTGATGGGGCAATTATGTTAACCGCTAGCCATCTACCTTTTAACCGTAATGGTCTGAAGTTTTTTACTCCTCAAGGAGGTTTGGGTAAGTCTGATATTACTGAGATTCTCAATATTGCTTTAAATATTGCAGCTACAGGAAACTTTCTGAGCAACGTTAATCAGGGAAAAATTAGCAGTCGAGACTTTATCTCCATCTATGCAGCTAGATTAGTCGATACGGTACGTCAAGGGGTTAACCATCCCGATCATTTTGAGCAACCTTTAACTGGCTTGAAAATAGTCGTTGATGCTGGCAATGGTGCAGGAGGGTTTTATGCTGACAAAGTGTTGCAACCTCTAGGTGCGGATATTACAGGGAGTCAATTTCTCGATCCTGACGGCATGTTTCCCAATCATATTCCTAACCCTGAAAATCAAGAGGCGATGACATCAATTTGCCAAGCGGTAGTTCATCATCAAGCTGATTTTGGCATTATTTTTGATACGGATGTCGATCGCGTGGCTGCCGTAGATCACCAGGGAAATGAGCTAAATCGTAATCGGCTGATTGCTTTAATTTCAGCGATCGTTTTACAGCAATATCCAGGCTCTACTGTAGTTACGGATTCGATTACTTCTGATGGTTTAACCCAGTTTATCGAGCATTTGGGGGGTAAGCATCATCGTTTTAAACGTGGTTATAAAAATGTCATTGAAGAGTCAATTCGCTTAAATGATTCTGGAGTTGAATCCTGGCTGGCGATCGAAACTTCTGGACATGGGGCAATGAAAGAGAATTATTTCCTCGATGATGGAGCATATTTGGCCACTAAGCTACTGGTTGAACTAGCTAAAACTAAGCAGCAGGGAAAATTATTAACAGATTTAATTACCGATTTAAAAGAGCCAGTGACAAGTGAAGAATTTCGCTTAAAGATTAAGGCTGAGGATTTTCAAGCCTATGGCGATCGAGTAATTGCCCAACTTCAGGAGTTTGCTAGTTCCCAATCTGATTGGACAGTGGTACCCAACAACTACGAAGGAGTTAGAATATCCTGTAATTCTCCCACAGAAGATGGCTGGTTTTTATTGCGCCTTTCCCTACACGATCCAGTTATACCGCTAAATATTGAATCTAACGCACCACAAGGAGTAGACAGTATTGCAACTCGTTTACTGGAGTTTCTGCAAGATTTTGAGGCATTAGACCTCTCTGCGTTGAAGAATTAA
- a CDS encoding transposase, which translates to MEYRRSRSPGSSYFFTLVTHNRRPILCQPENINLLRDSFKRVITKHPFTIDAIVILPDHLHCLWTLPPEDADFSTRWRLIKSWFSRRCDLQYQGQLSASRQSKQEKAIWQRRF; encoded by the coding sequence ATGGAATATCGTCGCTCAAGATCCCCAGGAAGTAGCTATTTCTTTACTCTTGTTACTCATAATCGTCGTCCTATTCTGTGCCAACCAGAAAACATTAATTTGTTACGAGATTCATTCAAAAGAGTAATCACAAAACACCCTTTTACAATTGATGCCATTGTAATTTTACCCGATCATCTTCATTGTTTATGGACGTTACCACCAGAGGATGCAGATTTTTCAACTCGTTGGCGTTTGATTAAAAGTTGGTTTAGCCGTCGATGCGATCTCCAATATCAAGGACAACTTTCGGCTTCGAGACAAAGCAAACAGGAAAAGGCAATCTGGCAAAGGCGTTTTTGA
- a CDS encoding ribonucleotide-diphosphate reductase subunit beta, giving the protein MSANPIFNPGGDDRVENRSIWFGNTTNLMQLNDVRYSWATGLYQQMRENFWIPQKLDLTQDVTDYWNLTKEERRAYDGILSYLTFLDSVQTCNIPHIKSCVTAPEVSVCMAEQISQEGMHNQSYQYIIETVIPGDRRSSVYEFWRTDKILSDRCEFIASIYQKYIDNPTPENYFVSLLADYLLEGIYFYNGFIYFYNLASRMLMPGSADIFKMINRDELSHVRLYQKLLPEAMQLFPHSLEQIYEMFDTAVQHECLWTNHIVGDSVLGITESSTAHYTKYMANMRLRSIGLEPLYNDEQYKKSPYRHLERFSDTKKEGHTKANFFEAGVTSYVMSSGVGGWDEI; this is encoded by the coding sequence ATGTCAGCTAACCCCATTTTTAATCCAGGGGGAGACGATCGCGTAGAGAACCGTTCGATCTGGTTTGGCAATACTACTAACCTAATGCAGCTTAACGATGTACGTTATTCTTGGGCGACTGGTTTATATCAGCAGATGCGCGAAAACTTTTGGATTCCTCAAAAGCTGGACTTGACTCAAGATGTTACCGATTATTGGAATTTAACTAAAGAAGAACGTCGTGCCTACGATGGCATTTTGAGCTATTTAACCTTCTTAGATTCAGTACAAACCTGCAACATTCCTCATATCAAAAGCTGCGTTACTGCACCAGAAGTCAGCGTCTGTATGGCAGAACAAATTTCCCAAGAAGGAATGCATAACCAAAGTTATCAGTATATTATCGAAACTGTAATTCCAGGCGATCGCCGTAGCAGTGTTTATGAGTTTTGGCGTACTGATAAAATACTTTCAGACCGTTGTGAGTTTATCGCTTCAATTTATCAAAAGTATATAGATAATCCGACTCCCGAAAACTACTTCGTCTCTTTGCTGGCAGATTACTTACTCGAAGGCATTTATTTTTATAACGGTTTTATCTACTTCTATAATCTAGCCTCGCGGATGCTGATGCCAGGTAGCGCGGATATCTTCAAGATGATCAACCGCGATGAACTTTCTCATGTTCGACTCTATCAAAAACTTCTACCAGAAGCGATGCAGCTATTCCCTCACTCTCTCGAGCAAATTTATGAAATGTTTGATACCGCAGTGCAGCATGAATGCCTGTGGACAAATCATATTGTTGGTGACAGTGTATTGGGTATTACCGAAAGTAGTACCGCACATTATACGAAGTATATGGCAAATATGCGTCTGCGTTCCATTGGTTTAGAGCCTCTATACAATGATGAACAATATAAGAAGAGTCCTTATCGACACCTAGAAAGATTTTCCGACACCAAAAAAGAAGGTCACACGAAAGCTAACTTCTTTGAGGCTGGAGTTACTAGTTACGTCATGTCTTCTGGCGTTGGCGGCTGGGATGAAATTTAA
- a CDS encoding histone deacetylase — translation MISVIYSPEFLEHDTGYGHPEKAKRLTAIAEALKAVEWEDRLEWRLPTPVNSRNVLAYVQQIHTLEHIQRIQRVAEQGGGYLDGDTPISARSYDVALLAVSAWLDGVDRVLNQQPAFVLARPPGHHATRDTAMGFCLFSNAAIAAHYALSKPQIQRVGILDWDVHHGNGTEAIVRDNPNIAYCSLHQHPCYPGTGTEKAISGEYQNILNLPLKTGSAIADYQRLFEQEVMPFFNNWQPDLLIVSAGYDANDSDPLAGIMLQPEDYQILTEYVLNITKYPLFGLEGGYHLAALARSVVATLSTCL, via the coding sequence ATGATTTCGGTGATTTACTCTCCAGAATTTCTAGAACACGACACAGGTTATGGACATCCAGAAAAAGCAAAACGACTAACAGCGATCGCTGAGGCTTTAAAAGCGGTTGAATGGGAAGATCGGCTTGAATGGCGATTGCCTACTCCAGTTAACTCGCGAAATGTACTAGCTTATGTCCAGCAAATTCATACCCTAGAACATATTCAACGAATTCAACGAGTTGCTGAACAGGGTGGGGGATATTTAGACGGGGATACACCAATATCGGCAAGAAGTTATGATGTGGCTCTATTAGCGGTGAGTGCTTGGTTAGATGGAGTCGATCGGGTTTTAAATCAGCAGCCTGCTTTTGTGCTGGCACGTCCTCCAGGACATCATGCTACCAGGGATACAGCAATGGGTTTTTGTCTATTTTCTAATGCGGCGATCGCTGCTCATTATGCTTTAAGCAAACCGCAAATTCAACGAGTCGGTATTTTAGACTGGGATGTCCATCATGGTAACGGCACTGAGGCGATCGTTAGAGATAACCCCAATATTGCTTATTGTTCGCTGCATCAACATCCTTGCTATCCAGGTACAGGTACAGAAAAAGCCATTAGTGGCGAATATCAGAACATCCTCAATCTTCCCCTCAAGACAGGCAGTGCGATCGCCGATTATCAACGCTTATTTGAACAAGAAGTTATGCCATTTTTTAACAATTGGCAACCAGATTTGCTAATTGTCAGCGCAGGTTATGACGCCAATGATAGTGACCCCTTAGCTGGGATCATGCTACAGCCTGAAGATTACCAAATACTCACAGAATATGTGTTAAATATTACCAAATATCCTCTGTTTGGATTAGAAGGTGGCTATCATCTAGCAGCTTTAGCTCGTTCAGTAGTTGCCACTTTAAGCACTTGTCTGTAA
- the rsmH gene encoding 16S rRNA (cytosine(1402)-N(4))-methyltransferase RsmH — protein sequence MDAQKLATFKHLSVLSRELIAGLDILPAGKYLDATAGGGGHSELILNQGQQIQLIAIDRDETAIAAVKARLANYYPQQLEFWQGNFADYQPKDILFDGIIADLGVSSPQLDLAERGFSFRNTAPLDMRMDRSQRTTAAEIVNHWKEVSLADLIYEYGEERFSRRIAKKIVQQRPFQTTTELAEAIASTVPGKYRHGRIHPATRTFQALRIEVNQELKSLEKFIAQAPNWLKPGGKIGIISFHSLEDRIVKHCFRNSELLEVITKKPITADRDEQRANPRSRSAKLRFAQRKEN from the coding sequence GTGGATGCACAGAAACTAGCCACATTTAAGCACCTTTCTGTGCTGAGTCGCGAATTAATTGCTGGATTAGATATTTTGCCAGCAGGAAAATATTTGGATGCTACGGCAGGAGGAGGGGGACATAGTGAGTTAATTCTCAATCAGGGTCAACAAATCCAGCTAATCGCCATCGATCGAGACGAAACGGCGATCGCCGCAGTTAAAGCAAGACTAGCTAATTATTATCCTCAGCAGCTAGAATTTTGGCAGGGTAACTTTGCAGATTATCAACCAAAAGATATTTTATTTGACGGTATTATTGCTGATTTAGGTGTAAGTTCCCCTCAGCTAGATCTGGCTGAACGAGGCTTTAGTTTTCGTAATACTGCTCCTCTAGATATGCGCATGGATCGCTCTCAAAGAACTACCGCAGCCGAGATTGTGAATCACTGGAAAGAAGTATCCCTCGCAGATCTGATCTATGAATATGGCGAGGAAAGATTCTCTCGTCGCATTGCTAAAAAAATTGTCCAGCAACGCCCTTTCCAAACTACCACCGAATTAGCTGAGGCGATCGCCAGCACTGTTCCAGGCAAGTATCGTCATGGGAGGATACATCCTGCTACTCGTACGTTTCAGGCGTTAAGAATTGAGGTCAATCAAGAATTAAAGTCGTTAGAGAAATTTATTGCCCAAGCTCCGAATTGGCTGAAACCAGGCGGTAAAATTGGAATTATTAGTTTCCATAGCCTCGAAGATCGGATCGTCAAACACTGCTTTCGTAACAGCGAACTATTAGAGGTAATCACCAAAAAACCCATTACCGCAGACAGAGATGAACAAAGAGCTAATCCGCGATCGCGATCGGCTAAACTCAGATTTGCTCAAAGGAAAGAAAATTAG
- a CDS encoding iron uptake porin, which translates to MLKSLFFSFPILLFISSLASAESLSDNNNSTLVAQVPSVSQLSDVRPTDWAYQALQSLTERYGCIAGYPDSTYRGDRTLSRYEFAASLNACLNQINQLIATSTSNRVEGEDLSVLQRLQTDFAAELATLGGRVDELETRTSTLEVQQFTTTTKLNAQIITAVSDSFGNSVGQDSDRSEVYLANRGRLNFESSFTGKDLLRVRLEFGNFFDAEGNSQIATATGTGMSRLNFDNDTDNNLIIPHVRYYFPVSDSLSFVVGPVGIGYTDITATVTPALIADDGNGVPSLFGSYNPLFRRGGGGAATNWEMTDDLTLTLGYLANNADSPNQSNGLFNGGYNALAHLVYLGEQGGIGLAYSHGYSPGGEVNLTGGTGSILAISPFGDNIATSNHIIATQGFYQFSEQFQIHAWGGYTWANAENSNLSNLDNGIGETDSFFVNQGDNAQSWYGAVGLSFPDFGGEGNLPGILVGVPPHVNSSDVRKENNNAYHIEAFYRLRVNDNISVTPSFWTIFNPENNSNNDTLYVGALRTTFDF; encoded by the coding sequence ATGCTAAAAAGTTTATTCTTTAGTTTCCCTATTTTATTATTCATATCTTCGTTAGCCTCGGCAGAATCTTTGAGTGATAATAATAATTCGACTCTGGTTGCACAAGTCCCTTCAGTTTCTCAACTATCTGATGTAAGACCGACTGACTGGGCATATCAGGCTTTACAATCATTGACCGAACGCTATGGCTGTATTGCAGGTTATCCTGATTCTACCTATCGTGGCGATCGCACTTTGAGTCGTTATGAGTTTGCTGCCAGTTTAAATGCCTGTCTTAACCAAATTAATCAGTTAATTGCCACCAGCACCAGCAATCGAGTCGAGGGAGAAGACTTGTCGGTATTGCAAAGATTACAGACAGATTTTGCCGCCGAACTAGCAACCCTAGGTGGAAGAGTTGATGAGTTGGAGACACGCACATCAACCTTAGAGGTACAACAGTTTACAACTACTACCAAACTAAATGCTCAAATTATTACTGCCGTCAGCGATAGCTTTGGTAATAGTGTAGGGCAAGATAGCGATCGCTCGGAAGTTTATTTAGCCAATCGTGGTCGTCTTAATTTTGAAAGTAGCTTTACAGGCAAAGATTTGTTACGAGTTCGTTTGGAATTTGGTAACTTTTTTGATGCTGAGGGCAACAGTCAAATTGCTACCGCCACGGGTACAGGCATGTCACGTCTGAATTTCGACAATGATACCGATAATAATCTTATTATTCCCCATGTCCGTTACTATTTTCCTGTCAGTGATTCTCTTTCCTTCGTAGTTGGCCCAGTCGGTATTGGCTACACCGATATTACCGCCACTGTTACCCCAGCACTGATCGCCGATGACGGTAATGGAGTTCCCTCGCTATTTGGGTCGTATAATCCTCTGTTTCGTCGGGGAGGCGGTGGCGCAGCTACTAACTGGGAAATGACTGACGATTTAACTTTAACCCTCGGTTACTTGGCAAATAATGCCGATTCTCCCAATCAAAGCAATGGTTTATTTAATGGTGGTTACAACGCCTTGGCTCATTTAGTCTATCTAGGCGAGCAAGGTGGTATTGGGCTTGCTTACTCTCATGGTTATAGTCCTGGTGGGGAAGTTAATCTGACTGGTGGTACGGGGAGTATTCTGGCTATATCTCCCTTTGGGGATAACATTGCCACTTCCAATCATATTATTGCCACCCAAGGATTTTACCAGTTTTCCGAGCAATTTCAAATTCATGCTTGGGGTGGATATACTTGGGCAAATGCTGAAAACTCTAATTTGAGTAATCTTGATAACGGAATAGGTGAAACAGATTCTTTTTTTGTCAACCAGGGTGATAATGCTCAGAGTTGGTATGGCGCAGTTGGTCTTTCTTTTCCTGATTTTGGAGGTGAAGGTAATTTACCAGGAATTCTGGTTGGTGTGCCACCACACGTAAATTCTAGTGATGTGCGTAAAGAAAATAATAATGCCTACCATATCGAAGCGTTTTATCGCTTGCGGGTCAACGATAATATCTCAGTAACCCCAAGTTTCTGGACGATTTTTAATCCAGAAAATAACAGCAATAATGACACACTTTATGTAGGAGCATTACGTACTACTTTTGATTTTTAA
- a CDS encoding pentapeptide repeat-containing protein — protein sequence MDREELLKRYAAGERDFTGVDLSGANLMEVALEDIIFENAILRGTKFKWSLLDRAIFRNANLENANFMLAHLEGADFRGANLRNCIIVETTLIRANFKGAIGAGYVPAGGYTYKTILPDGSIDTCSDPGRDRAIAEGRTGFWDSE from the coding sequence ATGGATAGAGAAGAATTGCTCAAAAGATATGCTGCTGGGGAAAGAGATTTTACTGGGGTTGACTTGAGTGGAGCTAACTTGATGGAAGTCGCTTTGGAAGATATTATCTTTGAAAATGCTATCCTGCGAGGCACTAAATTCAAATGGTCTCTTCTGGATAGAGCTATTTTCAGGAACGCCAACCTGGAAAATGCCAATTTTATGCTTGCCCACCTCGAAGGGGCTGATTTTCGTGGAGCTAATCTCAGAAACTGTATTATTGTCGAAACTACTTTGATTCGAGCCAACTTCAAGGGAGCTATTGGTGCTGGATATGTCCCTGCTGGTGGATATACCTACAAAACTATTCTGCCCGACGGAAGTATTGATACCTGTAGCGATCCTGGAAGAGACCGAGCTATCGCCGAGGGAAGAACTGGTTTCTGGGACAGTGAGTAG
- a CDS encoding dienelactone hydrolase family protein, whose product MNKITQHRLVLASIFLITLLLSARTSWAKPNVNQMLALHRHDYPTPTAIALIEPQVPVTTESVEYVTIDGQAIKGYYAYPQNMTKPLPGILAIHEWWGLNENIEAMARRLAGEGYQVLAVDLYQGQIADTPEQASQLVKEVANNPFGAEANIAKAYDYLVSKKKATSVASIGWCFGGSWSLETALLFPQELDAAVIYYGGEVGEKTAEELSTLEMPILGIFGAEDSSIPLETVDQLRSTLKKLDKKAEILVYENAGHAFANPSGQNYVPEAAEKAWNKTTKFLSQYLN is encoded by the coding sequence ATGAATAAAATTACACAGCACAGACTAGTTTTAGCGAGTATATTTCTAATTACGCTGCTATTGAGCGCCAGAACATCCTGGGCAAAACCAAATGTCAACCAAATGCTGGCATTACATCGTCACGACTATCCGACTCCTACAGCGATCGCTTTAATCGAACCGCAAGTTCCTGTAACTACCGAATCAGTCGAATATGTCACTATAGACGGACAGGCAATCAAAGGTTATTATGCCTATCCTCAAAATATGACCAAGCCTCTGCCTGGAATCTTAGCTATTCATGAATGGTGGGGATTAAATGAAAATATCGAAGCAATGGCTCGTCGCTTGGCAGGGGAAGGTTATCAAGTGCTAGCAGTAGATTTGTATCAGGGACAAATAGCCGATACTCCCGAACAAGCTAGTCAATTAGTTAAAGAGGTAGCCAATAATCCCTTTGGTGCTGAAGCAAATATTGCTAAAGCCTATGACTATTTAGTAAGCAAGAAAAAAGCTACTTCTGTAGCTTCGATTGGCTGGTGTTTTGGCGGTAGTTGGTCTCTAGAAACTGCTTTATTATTTCCCCAAGAATTAGATGCTGCGGTGATTTACTATGGTGGAGAGGTGGGAGAAAAAACGGCTGAGGAACTCAGTACCCTAGAAATGCCCATTTTAGGCATCTTTGGCGCGGAAGATAGCTCTATTCCTCTAGAAACAGTAGACCAATTGCGATCGACTCTCAAAAAGCTAGATAAAAAGGCAGAGATTCTAGTGTATGAAAATGCAGGACACGCTTTTGCCAATCCCTCTGGTCAAAACTATGTTCCAGAAGCAGCCGAAAAAGCCTGGAATAAAACCACTAAGTTTCTAAGTCAGTATCTAAACTAA
- a CDS encoding pentapeptide repeat-containing protein: MDREELLRRYAAGERDFTSANLRRVELQYVSLSGINLSGVDLSEARLFRIDLRGANLCGANLADTIIEDVDLRGANLCGANLDGTQIRRSSMEKANFENAIFVRTGMDDSRIDEANLRGVIFGETFFTRCVFGDAIVDINELRGCYLTQTSLPDGEIVTNVIQD; the protein is encoded by the coding sequence ATGGATAGAGAAGAATTGCTCAGAAGGTATGCTGCTGGCGAAAGAGATTTTACTAGTGCCAATCTGCGACGTGTCGAGTTGCAATATGTCAGTTTGAGTGGAATTAATCTCAGTGGAGTCGATTTGTCTGAAGCTCGTTTGTTTCGTATCGATCTGAGAGGGGCTAATTTGTGTGGAGCCAATCTGGCTGATACCATCATTGAAGATGTCGATCTGAGAGGGGCTAATTTATGTGGAGCCAATCTGGATGGCACTCAAATTAGAAGATCCTCCATGGAAAAAGCCAACTTCGAGAATGCTATTTTTGTAAGAACTGGAATGGACGACTCTCGGATCGATGAAGCTAATCTTAGAGGTGTTATATTCGGCGAAACGTTTTTCACTAGATGTGTTTTCGGTGATGCTATTGTAGATATCAACGAACTTCGTGGTTGTTATTTGACCCAAACTAGTTTGCCCGATGGCGAAATCGTTACTAATGTCATCCAAGATTAA